One window of Bos indicus isolate NIAB-ARS_2022 breed Sahiwal x Tharparkar chromosome 18, NIAB-ARS_B.indTharparkar_mat_pri_1.0, whole genome shotgun sequence genomic DNA carries:
- the NLRP8 gene encoding NACHT, LRR and PYD domains-containing protein 8, translating into MGDMNLSSDPSSCPSSPLSPSGVSPPSLESSSSSTLPFRNGVMPFMLSVSTEHLQRFKQLLVEENPRPGCSPLTWDQLKSARCGELVHLLTEYFPGQRAWEMARDIFAKMNQTELCLQTQRELNEILPNLEPEALSLRKRELTLEEDESDKIREYKARVMSEHSTLWDRTSWPGNNVDFFYQEPCREDTLLQCLLLPRKPQGRQPKTVVLQGDAGVGKTTMAKKVMQQWAENKFYAHKGWLAFYLHCQEMDRPEEQSFSELIACKLSGSPALASRILSHPEHLLLLLDGFEELTLTLIDRREDLSEDWSQKMPGSVLLTSLLSKRMLPDATIIVFLRFSLWKTVGPFLNSPSLITLMGFSAPERSRYFRSYFKNRRDADAALRFAMGNAVLFSMCRVPVICWLVCSCLKQQMERGSSLPRAFPNATAVFIHYLSSLLPTRVRHVVGETPQEQLKRLCSLAVEGMWKNQWVFSEMDLKLARLDDRDVEVFLGVRVLRRAVAGGDLIAFAHPSFQEFFAALLFVLCFPQRLRNFQVLDRFRIFQLLAHPGRRKNHLAGMALFLFGLLNDTCALAVEQLFGCKVSLGNKRKLLKVATMPPDGDPLTPQHGLPQLFYCLHEIREEVFVGQILHNHRKALLVISKIRDLQVSAFCLKFCRQLRELEVTISWAVAKATSLSPGPLPSPQPEGSDLRSLWWQDFCSVFKTHESLEVLTVRDSVMDTQAVETLAAALRHPHCNLQKLIFKRVGPLVVSEGIIRVLVENQYLRHLEIQDTEVGCQVIDALCNTLKHPWCFLQFLSPYSVRWFFILKVVWRISVERRLEGCPFDPTNGADLTRSLKRNIHLKTLMLRRGSLERGEECPPVLAPQLERLSLENCDLTLLSCESLAFSLVSNQSLTHLSLAENALQDDGVKQLWNILQHFPCPLQRLVLRNCALTSECCQDIASALDKNKTLRSLDLGANRLRDSGVVLLCQPLLNPDSGLQVLELEECQFTSVCCPALTSVLLHNRTLRYLDLSGNGVGLQGAKLLQDAALKRVLRPEVVLYVPPLRDCKKKKKRHTLILIFHRKKKQSNGVDMMRRLEGPVVNKDILKMVQDWKDEFCDQAAGMV; encoded by the exons ATGGGCGACATGAACTTGAGCTCTGACCCCTCCTCCTGCCCGTcctcccctctgtccccctctggTGTCTCCCCTCCCTCGCTggagtcctcctcctcctccaccctccccttcAGAAACGGAGTCATGCCTTTCATGCTTTCTGTAAGCACGGAGCATCTACAAAGGTTCAAGCAGCTTTTGGTGGAGGAGAACCCCAGACCCGGCTGCAGCCCGCTCACCTGGGACCAGCTGAAGTCAGCCCGCTGCGGGGAGCTGGTTCATCTGCTCACCGAGTACTTCCCGGGACAACGCGCCTGGGAGATGGCTCGTGACATCTTCGCCAAGATGAACCAGACAGAGCTGTGTCTTCAGACGCAGAGGGAGCTGAATG AAATTTTACCTAACTTGGAACCAGAGGCCTTGAGCCTGAGAAAGAGGGAGCTGACTTTGGAGGAAGATGAGTCTG ATAAAATTCGGGAGTACAAGGCACGTGTGATGAGTGAGCACTCAACCCTGTGGGACAGGACATCTTGGCCTGGGAACAACGTGGACTTCTTTTACCAAGAGCCCTGCAGAGAAGACACACTCCTGCAGTGTCTTCTTCTCCCCAGAAAGCCCCAAGGAAGACAGCCCAAGACCGTGGTCCTTCAGGGAGACGCCGGCGTCGGGAAAACCACCATGGCCAAAAAAGTGATGCAGCAGTGGGCAGAGAACAAGTTCTACGCCCACAAGGGCTGGCTCGCTTTCTACCTCCACTGCCAGGAGATGGACCGGCCAGAGGAGCAGAGCTTCTCCGAGCTGATCGCCTGCAAGTTGTCCGGGTCTCCAGCTCTCGCGTCTAGGATCCTCTCCCACCCGGaacacctcctcctcctgctggaTGGCTTTGAGGAACTAACCTTGACCCTCATAGACAGACGGGAGGACCTGAGTGAAGACTGGAGCCAGAAGATGCCAGGCTCCGTCCTCCTGACCAGTCTGTTGAGCAAAAGGATGCTCCCTGATGCCACGATCATCGTCTTCCTGAGATTCAGCTTGTGGAAGACCGTGGGCCCCTTTCTGAACAGCCCCTCTCTGATCACCCTGATGGGCTTCAGTGCGCCTGAGAGATCCAGGTACTTCAGGTCGTACTTCAAAAACAGGCGCGATGCTGACGCAGCCTTGCGTTTTGCCATGGGCAACGCGGTCCTCTTCTCCATGTGCCGAGTCCCCGTCATCTGCTGGCTGGTCTGCTCTTGTCTGAAGCAACAGATGGAGAGAGGAAGCAGCCTGCCGCGGGCATTCCCCAATGCCACGGCCGTGTTCATCCACTACCTCTCCAGCCTGTTGCCAACCAGGGTGAGGCATGTCGTCGGCGAGACCCCCCAGGAGCAGTTGAAACGCCTGTGCTCCTTGGCTGTGGAGGGCATGTGGAAGAACCAGTGGGTGTTCAGTGAGATGGACCTCAAGCTGGCCAGACTGGACGACAGGGACGTCGAGGTGTTTCTCGGGGTGAGGGTCCTCCGGAGGGCGGTGGCTGGCGGGGACCTCATCGCCTTCGCCCACCCGAGCTTCCAGGAGTTCTTTGCCGCCCTGCTGTTCGTCCTCTGCTTCCCGCAGAGGCTCAGGAATTTCCAAGTGTTGGATCGCTTCCGCATCTTTCAGCTGCTCGCTCATCCCGGGAGAAGGAAAAACCACCTGGCCGGGATGGCGCTGTTCCTGTTTGGGCTGTTGAACGACACATGCGCCCTTGCTGTGGAGCAGCTGTTTGGGTGCAAGGTGTCCCTGGGGAACAAGAGGAAGCTGCTGAAGGTCGCCACCATGCCGCCCGACGGTGACCCCCTGACCCCACAGCACGGGCTCCCCCAGCTGTTCTACTGTCTGCACGAGATCCGGGAGGAGGTCTTCGTGGGTCAGATCCTCCACAACCACCGTAAGGCTCTGCTGGTCATCAGCAAGATCAGAGACCTGCAGGTCTCTGCTTTCTGCCTCAAGTTCTGCCGACAGCTGCGGGAGTTAGAAGTGACCATCTCCTGGGCCGTCGCCAAAGCCACCAGCCTCTCACCAGGCCCTCTTCCTTCCCCCCA ACCAGAAGGCAGTGACTTGCGTTCTCTCTGGTGGCAAGACTTCTGCTCTGTGTTTAAGACACACGAGAGTTTGGAAGTCCTGACTGTGAGAGACAGTGTGATGGACACACAGGCCGTGGAGACTCTTGCCGCAGCGCTGAGGCATCCCCACTGTAACCTCCAGAAACTGAT CTTTAAGCGTGTGGGCCCCCTTGTGGTGAGTGAAGGCATCATCAGAGTTTTGGTGGAAAACCAGTACCTGAGACACTTGGAAATACAAGACACAGAAGTGGGATGCCAAGTGATAGATGCTCTCTGCAACACCCTGAAACACCCATGGTGTTTTCTGCAGTTTCTCAG CCCCTACTCTGTCCGCTGGTTCTTCATCCTGAAGGTGGTTTGGCGGATAAGCGTGGAAAGAAG GCTGGAAGGTTGCCCGTTTGACCCCACCAACGGGGCTGACCTCACCAGGAGTCTCAAGAGGAACATCCAcctgaagaccctgatgctgagacgTGGCTCCCTGGAGAGGGGCGAGGAGTGTCCCCCGGTGCTGGCGCCCCAGCTGGAGAGGCTGTC GCTGGAGAATTGTGACCTCACGCTGCTTTCCTGCGAAAGTCTTGCCTTTTCTCTCGTGAGTAACCAGAGTCTGACCCACCTGAGCCTGGCAGAAAACGCCTTGCAGGATGACGGGGTGAAGCAGCTCTGGAACATCTTGCAACACTTTCCGTGTCCTCTGCAGAGGCTGGT GCTGAGGAACTGCGCCCTGACCTCCGAGTGCTGTCAAGATATAGCATCTGCtcttgataaaaataaaaccctgagAAGTCTGGACCTTGGCGCTAACAGGCTGAGGGACAGCGGCGTGGTCCTGCTGTGTCAGCCCCTGTTGAACCCTGACTCTGGCCTCCAGGTTCTCGA GCTGGAGGAGTGCCAGTTCACCTCCGTCTGCTGCCCAGCCCTGACCTCCGTGCTCCTCCACAACCGGACCCTGCGGTACCTGGACCTCAGCGGAAACGGCGTCGGGCTCCAGGGCGCCAAGCTCTTGCAGGACGCCGCCCTGAAGAGGGTGCTCCGCCCCGAGGTCGTCCTGTACGTCCCGCCGCTTCGG gactgcaaaaaaaaaaaaaaaaggcatacacTGATTCTTATCTTTcacaggaagaagaaacaaagcaatGGAGTGGACATGATGAGAAGACTGGAGGGCCCAGTGGTGAACAAGGACATCCTGAAGATGGTCCAGGACTGGAAAGATGAGTTCTGTGATCAGGCCGCAGGGATGGTTTGA